A genome region from Anastrepha obliqua isolate idAnaObli1 chromosome 4, idAnaObli1_1.0, whole genome shotgun sequence includes the following:
- the LOC129246454 gene encoding ecdysone receptor-like, whose translation MLTGRDDLSPSSSLNGYSANESCDVKKIKKGPAPRLQEELCLVCGDRASGYHYNALTCEGCKGFFRRSVTKNAVYCCKFGHSCEMDMYMRRKCQECRLKKCLAVGMRPECVVPENQCAMKRREKKAQKEKEKQTTGNSPIVCKSESIKNEILELMNCEQPSHPTCPLLPDDIVAKCKASNIPPLTRNQLAVIYKLIWYQDGYEQPSEEDLKRIMSTPDENESPNDISFRHITEITILTVQLIVEFAKGLPAFTKIPQEDQITLLKACSSEVMMLRMARRYDHNSDSIFFANNRSYTRDAYKMAGVADNIEDLLHFCRQMYSMKVDNVEYALLTAIVIFSDRPGLEQAELVEAIQSYYINTLRVYILNRHCGDSMSLVFFAKLLSILTELRTLGNQNAEMCFSLKLKNRKLPKFLEEIWDVHAVPPSVQSHIQATQAERESLEVNAAIPTTSTSAAASSSSASPTDMVSGSGSNFANHSPSSTPVTSSSIGLNGGLSSATAAGTSSIYGMPLKQEYIMGPGSGIGIGGNLTLKSEHLIGMQLSGDHHMMGIQLKQEHLMGGGDNNTAA comes from the exons ATGCTCACAG GTCGCGATGATCTCTCGCCGTCGAGCAGTCTCAATGGCTATTCGGCCAATGAAAGTTGTGATGTTAAAAAGATCAAAAAGGGACCAGCGCCGCGTCTCCAGGAGGAGCTGTGTCTGGTGTGCGGCGATCGGGCATCCGGCTATCATTACAATGCGCTCACCTGCGAAGGCTGTAAGGGTTTCTTTCGGCGCAGTGTCACGAAGAATGCTGTGTATTGTTGTAAATTTGGGCACTCCTGTGAAATGGACATGTATATGCGACGTAAATGTCAAGAGTGTAGACTGAAGAAATGCCTAGCGGTAGGCATGCGACCGGAATGTGTAGTGCCGGAGAATCAATGCGCTATGAAGCGACGTGAAAAGAAAGCGCAAAAAGAGAAGGAGAAACAAACAACTGGTAATTCGCCTATTGTTTGTAAGAGTGAATCGATAAAGAATGAAATACTCGAACTGATGAATTGCGAACAGCCGTCGCATCCAACATGTCCG TTGCTACCTGATGATATTGTGGCCAAGTGCAAGGCGAGTAACATTCCGCCGCTTACACGCAACCAGTTGGCGGTTATATACAAGTTGATCTGGTATCAGGATGGCTACGAACAGCCATCGGAGGAAGATCTCAAGCGTATTATG AGCACCCCCGATGAAAATGAAAGCCCAAATGATATCAGTTTTCGGCATATAACCGAAATTACCATTTTGACAGTACAACTTATTGTGGAATTTGCAAAAGGTTTACCGgcatttacaaaaattccaCAAGAGGATCAAATCACGTTGCTTAAG GCCTGCTCATCGGAGGTGATGATGTTGCGCATGGCCCGACGCTACGATCACAATTCGGATTCCATATTCTTCGCCAATAATCGTTCATATACGCGGGATGCGTACAAAATGGCCGGTGTGGCCGATAATATTGAGGATCTATTGCATTTCTGTCGGCAGATGTACTCGATGAAGGTCGACAACGTCGAATACGCGCTCCTCACTGCCATTGTGATCTTCTCCGATCGGCCGGGACTTGAACAGGCCGAACTAGTCGAAGCGATACAAAGTTACTACATCAATACGCTGCGCGTTTATATATTAAATCGGCATTGCGGCGATTCGATGAGTCTCGTCTTCTTCGCCAaattactctccattctcaccGAGTTGCGCACGCTGGGCAATCAGAATGCCGAAATGTGTTTCTCGTTAAAATTGAAGAATCGTAAACTGCCGAAATTCCTCGAAGAAATCTGGGACGTACATGCGGTGCCACCCTCCGTGCAATCACACATACAAGCGACGCAAGCGGAACGCGAAAGTCTAGAGGTAAATGCAGCAATCCCCACCACATCCACATCGGCGGCAGCAAGTTCATCATCTGCCTCACCAACGGATATGGTCAGCGGTAGTGGCAGCAACTTTGCAAATCACTCGCCCAGCTCCACGCCCGTCACATCGTCATCGATCGGCTTGAATGGTGGCTTGTCGTCAGCGACGGCGGCGGGTACATCGAGCATATACGGCATGCCACTAAAGCAGGAGTACATCATGGGTCCCGGTAGTGGCATTGGCATCGGCGGCAATCTGACACTAAAATCCGAACATTTAATCGGTATGCAGCTATCTGGTGACCACCACATGATGGGCATACAACTGAAGCAGGAGCATCTCATGGGTGGTGGCGACAATAATACGGCTGCATAG